A DNA window from Mycolicibacter hiberniae contains the following coding sequences:
- a CDS encoding glycoside hydrolase family 65 protein: MIPQDYFPIEPWQIRETRLDLDLLGQTESLFALSNGHIGLRGNLDEGEPHGMPGTYLNSFYEVRPLPHAEAGYGYPQAGQTVVDVTNGKIIRLMVDDEPLDVRYGELIDHQRILDMRAGTLTRHIHWRSPAKKQVKVHSTRLVSLAHRGVAAIEYVVEAVDEFVRVTVQSELVANEDQPPTSDDPRVAAILENPLEAVERENNNTGAVLVHRTRASGLMMAAAMDHEVEVPGRVQVTTITIPDVAATTIVCGLRPGQKLRIVKYLSYGWSSERSRPALRDQAIAALTGARYSGWQGLLDAQRAYLDEFWDGADVEVHGDPDCQQAVRFALFHLLQASARAERRAIPSKGLTGTGYDGHTFWDSESFILPVLIYTAPQAAADALRWRATTLDLARGRAAELGLAGAAFPWRTIRGQECSGYWPAGTAAWHINADIAAAFEQYRVVTGDSTVEQECGLAVLVETARLWRSLGHHDRHGVWHLSGVTGPDEYTAVVRDNVFTNLMAAHNLRTAADACARHPDAAHELGVTTEEMAGWRDAAEAAHIPYDEELGVHPQCEGFTSAAEWDFENHNAYPLLLNEPYVRLYPAQVVKQADLLLAMQWRSHAFTAEQKARNVDYYERRTVRDSSLSACTQAVMCAEVGHLELAHDYTYETAFIDLRDLHDNTRDGLHLAALAGAWLALVAGFGGLREDTGVLALDPALPDGISRLRFRLRWHGFRVTVDASHNEVTYTLRDGPDGRLMINHAGQDVELNTQSPTTLPVRRREPLLPTPVQPPGRAPTHRREVAR, translated from the coding sequence ATGATCCCGCAGGACTACTTCCCGATCGAGCCGTGGCAGATCCGCGAGACCCGGCTCGACCTGGACCTACTCGGACAGACCGAGTCGCTGTTCGCGCTGTCCAACGGACACATCGGTCTGCGTGGCAACCTCGACGAGGGCGAACCGCACGGCATGCCCGGCACCTACCTGAACTCCTTCTACGAGGTGCGCCCGCTGCCGCACGCCGAGGCCGGTTACGGCTACCCGCAGGCCGGGCAGACCGTCGTCGACGTGACCAACGGCAAGATCATCCGGCTGATGGTCGACGACGAGCCCCTGGATGTCCGCTACGGGGAGCTGATCGATCACCAGCGCATCCTGGACATGCGCGCAGGCACTCTGACCCGCCACATCCACTGGCGCTCACCGGCGAAAAAGCAGGTCAAGGTGCACTCGACTCGGCTGGTGTCGCTGGCCCATCGCGGCGTCGCGGCGATCGAATACGTCGTCGAGGCGGTCGACGAGTTCGTCCGGGTCACCGTGCAGTCGGAGCTGGTCGCCAATGAGGACCAGCCCCCGACCTCCGATGACCCCCGGGTGGCGGCCATCCTGGAGAACCCGCTGGAGGCCGTCGAACGCGAGAACAACAACACCGGCGCGGTGCTGGTGCACCGCACCCGTGCGAGCGGACTGATGATGGCCGCGGCCATGGACCACGAGGTCGAGGTGCCCGGCCGGGTCCAGGTCACGACCATCACGATCCCCGACGTGGCGGCAACCACCATCGTGTGCGGGCTACGCCCGGGGCAGAAGCTGCGCATCGTCAAGTACCTGTCCTACGGCTGGTCCAGTGAACGATCCCGGCCGGCGCTGCGCGACCAGGCCATCGCCGCGCTGACCGGTGCCCGCTACAGCGGCTGGCAGGGGCTGCTCGACGCCCAGCGGGCATACCTCGACGAGTTCTGGGACGGCGCCGACGTCGAAGTCCACGGCGATCCGGACTGCCAGCAGGCGGTCCGCTTCGCGCTGTTCCATCTGCTGCAGGCCAGCGCCCGCGCCGAACGCCGCGCCATCCCCAGCAAGGGGCTGACCGGCACCGGTTATGACGGCCACACCTTCTGGGACAGCGAGAGCTTCATCCTGCCGGTGCTGATCTACACCGCTCCGCAGGCCGCCGCCGACGCGCTGCGCTGGCGGGCGACCACCCTGGACCTCGCGCGTGGGCGAGCCGCCGAGCTGGGGCTGGCCGGGGCGGCTTTCCCGTGGCGGACCATCCGAGGCCAGGAATGCTCCGGGTACTGGCCCGCGGGCACCGCCGCCTGGCACATCAACGCCGACATCGCAGCGGCGTTCGAGCAGTACCGGGTGGTCACCGGCGACAGCACCGTCGAGCAGGAATGCGGGCTGGCCGTGCTGGTCGAGACGGCGCGGCTCTGGCGATCGCTGGGTCACCACGACCGGCACGGGGTGTGGCACCTGTCCGGGGTCACCGGACCCGACGAGTACACCGCCGTCGTGCGGGACAACGTGTTCACCAACCTGATGGCCGCCCACAACCTGCGCACCGCCGCCGACGCCTGCGCCCGCCACCCCGATGCCGCCCACGAGCTGGGGGTCACCACCGAGGAGATGGCCGGCTGGCGCGACGCCGCCGAGGCCGCACACATCCCCTACGACGAGGAGCTGGGGGTGCACCCGCAGTGCGAGGGCTTCACCTCGGCCGCCGAATGGGACTTCGAGAACCACAACGCCTACCCGCTGCTGCTCAACGAGCCCTACGTACGGCTGTACCCGGCGCAGGTGGTCAAGCAGGCCGATCTTCTGCTGGCCATGCAGTGGCGCAGCCACGCGTTCACCGCTGAGCAGAAAGCCCGCAACGTCGATTACTACGAACGGCGCACCGTGCGGGACTCGTCGCTGTCGGCGTGCACCCAGGCGGTGATGTGCGCCGAGGTGGGGCACTTGGAGTTGGCCCACGACTACACCTACGAGACGGCGTTCATCGATCTGCGCGACCTGCACGACAACACCCGCGACGGCCTGCACCTGGCGGCGCTGGCCGGGGCCTGGCTGGCTCTGGTGGCCGGGTTCGGCGGCCTGCGTGAGGACACCGGCGTGCTGGCGCTGGACCCCGCACTGCCCGACGGGATATCACGGCTGCGGTTCCGGTTGCGCTGGCACGGATTTCGGGTGACGGTCGACGCCAGCCACAACGAGGTCACCTACACCCTGCGCGACGGCCCCGACGGGCGGCTGATGATCAACCATGCCGGCCAGGACGTCGAACTGAACACTCAGTCCCCGACGACGCTGCCGGTCCGCCGCCGCGAGCCGCTGTTGCCCACCCCGGTCCAGCCGCCCGGCCGCGCACCGACGCACCGCCGGGAGGTCGCGCGCTGA
- a CDS encoding GMC family oxidoreductase, whose amino-acid sequence MELDSRPDYDVLIIGSGFGGSVSALRLTEKGYRVGVLEAGRRYADEDFAKNSWHLREFLWAPKLGCYGIQRIHLLNNVMVLAGAGVGGGSLNYANTLYVPPEPFFADKQWAHITDWRAELMPHYDQAQRMLGVVKNPTFTDADRIVKEVADEMGVGDTFVATPVGVFFGPDGARGGKAPGKTVADPYFGGAGPKRTGCLECGECMTGCRWGAKNTLVKNYLYLAESAGAQVHPMTTVTAFEQDADGLWRVQTVRTGPGLARRRKTFTARHLILAAGTYNTQRLLFKMRDRGKLPKLSDKLGVLTRTNSESIVGAATLNVNPELNLTHGVAITSSIHPTADTHVEPVRYGKGSNAMGLLQTLMTDGTGPQGTDVPRWRQLLDQAGEDPRHILRLLNPRRWSERTVIALVMQHLDNSITTFTRRGRLGLRRYSSKQGHGEPNPSWIPVGNEVTRRIAAKIDGVAGGTWGELFNIPLTAHFLGGAAIGDSPEHGVIDPYQRVYGYPTLAVMDGAAVSANLGVNPSLSITAQAERAASLWPNKDEVDLRPAQGEPYRRLEPIAPKNPAVPDHAKGALRWSAGIA is encoded by the coding sequence ATGGAGTTGGATAGCCGACCTGACTACGACGTCCTGATCATCGGCTCGGGTTTCGGCGGCAGCGTGAGTGCGCTGCGGCTGACCGAGAAGGGGTACCGCGTAGGCGTTCTGGAAGCGGGACGCCGCTACGCCGATGAGGACTTCGCCAAGAATTCCTGGCACCTGCGGGAATTCCTGTGGGCGCCGAAGCTGGGCTGCTATGGCATTCAGCGCATCCATCTGCTCAACAACGTGATGGTGCTGGCCGGTGCCGGAGTCGGCGGCGGCTCGCTGAATTACGCCAACACCCTCTATGTGCCGCCGGAACCCTTCTTCGCCGACAAGCAGTGGGCACACATCACCGACTGGCGCGCCGAGTTGATGCCGCACTACGACCAGGCGCAGCGGATGCTCGGTGTGGTCAAGAACCCGACGTTCACCGACGCCGACCGCATCGTCAAGGAGGTCGCCGACGAGATGGGGGTCGGTGACACCTTCGTGGCCACCCCGGTCGGCGTGTTCTTCGGCCCGGACGGCGCCCGCGGGGGCAAGGCGCCGGGCAAGACGGTGGCCGACCCGTACTTCGGCGGCGCCGGTCCGAAACGCACCGGCTGCCTCGAATGCGGCGAGTGCATGACGGGCTGCCGATGGGGCGCCAAGAACACCTTGGTGAAGAACTACCTCTACCTCGCGGAGTCCGCCGGCGCACAAGTGCATCCGATGACCACCGTGACGGCGTTCGAGCAGGATGCCGACGGGCTGTGGCGAGTGCAGACGGTGCGCACCGGTCCTGGACTTGCGCGGCGACGCAAGACTTTCACCGCGCGCCACCTGATCCTGGCGGCCGGCACCTACAACACCCAGCGGCTGCTGTTCAAGATGCGCGACCGGGGCAAGCTGCCGAAGCTGTCCGACAAGCTGGGGGTGCTCACTCGCACCAACTCCGAATCGATCGTGGGTGCGGCAACGTTGAACGTCAACCCGGAGCTGAACCTGACTCACGGCGTTGCGATCACGTCCTCGATTCATCCCACCGCCGATACCCATGTCGAACCGGTGCGCTACGGCAAGGGCTCGAATGCCATGGGGCTGCTGCAGACCCTGATGACCGACGGCACCGGCCCGCAAGGCACCGATGTGCCGCGCTGGAGACAGCTGCTGGACCAGGCCGGCGAAGACCCGCGCCACATCCTGCGACTGCTCAACCCGCGACGGTGGAGTGAGCGCACGGTGATCGCCCTGGTGATGCAGCATCTGGACAACTCGATCACCACGTTCACCAGACGTGGCCGGCTGGGCCTGCGCCGCTACAGCAGCAAGCAGGGCCACGGCGAGCCGAACCCGAGCTGGATTCCGGTCGGCAACGAGGTCACCCGCCGGATCGCCGCCAAGATCGACGGAGTGGCCGGGGGCACCTGGGGAGAGTTGTTCAACATCCCGCTCACCGCGCACTTCCTGGGCGGCGCCGCGATCGGGGACAGCCCCGAACACGGTGTCATCGACCCCTACCAGCGGGTGTACGGCTACCCGACCCTGGCGGTGATGGACGGCGCGGCGGTGTCGGCCAACCTCGGTGTCAATCCCTCACTGTCGATCACCGCGCAGGCCGAGCGGGCCGCGTCGTTGTGGCCCAACAAGGACGAGGTCGATCTGCGGCCTGCCCAGGGCGAGCCCTACCGGCGGCTGGAACCGATCGCGCCGAAGAACCCGGCGGTGCCCGATCACGCCAAGGGTGCGCTGCGCTGGTCCGCCGGTATCGCCTGA
- a CDS encoding GuaB3 family IMP dehydrogenase-related protein, producing MRDMVEIGMGRTARRTYELEDINIVPSRRTRSSKDVSTAWQLDAYRFEMPVLAHPTDALVSPEFAVELGRLGGLGVLNAEGLIGRHADVQAKIAQVIEAAAKEPEPSAAIRLLQQLHAAPLDPELLGAAVARISEAGVTTAVRVSPQNAAALTPALVAAGVDLLVIQGTIISAERVAVDRDGAGEPLNLKTFISELDIPVVAGGVIDHRTALHLMRTGAAGVIVGYGSTSGVTTSDEVLGISVPMATAIADAAAARREYLDETGGRYVHVLADGDIHTSGDLAKAIACGADAVVLGTPLTAAAEAQGDGWYWPSAAAHPSLPRGALMQFAYGERPSLEQVLEGPSDDPFGSLNLVGGLRRSMAKAGYCDLKEFQKVGLTVGS from the coding sequence ATGCGTGACATGGTTGAGATCGGCATGGGCCGCACCGCCCGTCGCACCTATGAGCTCGAAGACATCAACATCGTGCCGTCCCGGCGTACCCGCTCCTCCAAGGACGTGTCCACCGCCTGGCAGCTGGACGCCTACCGGTTCGAGATGCCGGTGCTGGCCCACCCCACCGATGCGCTGGTCTCCCCGGAGTTCGCCGTCGAGCTGGGCCGGCTCGGCGGCCTGGGCGTGCTCAACGCCGAGGGTCTCATCGGCCGGCACGCCGACGTGCAAGCCAAGATCGCCCAGGTGATCGAGGCCGCCGCCAAGGAACCCGAGCCCTCGGCGGCGATCCGGCTGCTGCAGCAGTTGCACGCCGCCCCCTTGGACCCCGAGCTGCTCGGCGCCGCGGTAGCGCGCATCAGCGAGGCCGGAGTGACCACCGCGGTACGGGTAAGTCCGCAGAACGCCGCGGCGCTGACCCCCGCGCTGGTGGCGGCCGGGGTCGACCTGCTGGTTATCCAGGGCACCATCATCTCCGCCGAGCGGGTCGCGGTGGATCGCGACGGGGCCGGCGAACCGCTCAACCTGAAGACCTTCATCTCCGAGCTGGACATCCCGGTGGTGGCAGGCGGGGTGATCGACCATCGCACCGCGCTGCACCTGATGCGGACCGGCGCTGCCGGGGTGATCGTCGGCTACGGCTCCACCTCCGGAGTGACCACGTCCGATGAGGTGCTGGGCATCTCGGTGCCGATGGCCACGGCGATCGCCGATGCGGCCGCCGCGCGCCGCGAATACCTCGACGAGACCGGCGGACGCTACGTGCATGTGCTCGCCGACGGCGATATCCACACCTCCGGCGACCTGGCCAAGGCGATCGCCTGCGGCGCCGACGCAGTCGTGCTGGGCACGCCGCTGACCGCCGCGGCCGAGGCGCAGGGCGACGGCTGGTACTGGCCGTCGGCTGCCGCCCACCCGTCGCTGCCGCGCGGTGCGCTGATGCAGTTCGCCTACGGCGAGCGCCCCAGCCTCGAGCAGGTTCTCGAGGGGCCCTCCGACGACCCGTTCGGCTCGCTTAACCTGGTCGGCGGGCTGCGCCGCTCGATGGCCAAGGCCGGCTACTGCGATCTCAAGGAATTCCAGAAGGTGGGGCTGACCGTCGGTTCCTGA
- the guaB gene encoding IMP dehydrogenase: protein MLGLTFDDVLLLPAASDVVPATADTASRLTRNIALRVPLVSSAMDTVTEARMAIAMARAGGMGVLHRNLPVAEQAGQVETVKRSEAGMVTDPVTCTSENTLAEVDALCARFRISGLPVVDNNGSLVGIITNRDMRFEVDQNKPVAEVMTKAPLITAQEGVSAEAALGLLRRHKIEKLPIVDGRGKLTGLITVKDFVKTEQHPLATKDSDGRLLVGAAVGVGDDAWVRAMTLVDAGVDVLIVDTAHAHNRGVLDMVGKLKAEVGERVEVVGGNVATRGGAAALVEAGADAVKVGVGPGSICTTRVVAGVGAPQITAIMEAVAVCAPAGVPVIADGGLQYSGDIAKALAAGASTTMLGSLLAGTAESPGDLIFVNGKQFKSYRGMGSLGAMQGRGGAKSYSKDRYFQDDALSEDKLVPEGIEGRVPFRGPLSTVIHQLTGGLRAAMGYTGSATIEQLQQAQFVRITAAGLKESHPHDITMTVEAPNYYVR, encoded by the coding sequence ATGCTGGGGCTGACCTTCGACGATGTGCTGCTGCTCCCGGCGGCCTCCGATGTGGTGCCGGCTACCGCGGACACCGCCAGCCGGCTCACCCGCAACATTGCGCTCAGGGTGCCGCTGGTCAGCTCCGCGATGGACACCGTCACCGAGGCGCGCATGGCGATTGCGATGGCCCGTGCCGGCGGCATGGGCGTGCTGCACCGCAATCTGCCGGTCGCCGAGCAGGCCGGCCAGGTGGAGACGGTGAAGCGATCCGAGGCGGGGATGGTGACCGACCCGGTGACCTGCACGTCGGAGAACACCCTGGCCGAGGTGGACGCGCTGTGCGCCCGCTTCCGGATCTCCGGGCTGCCCGTCGTCGACAACAACGGCTCTCTGGTCGGGATCATCACCAACCGGGACATGCGCTTCGAGGTCGACCAGAACAAGCCGGTCGCCGAGGTGATGACCAAGGCGCCACTGATCACCGCGCAGGAGGGCGTCTCCGCCGAGGCCGCGCTGGGCCTACTGCGCCGGCACAAGATCGAGAAGCTGCCGATCGTCGACGGCCGCGGGAAGCTGACCGGGCTGATCACGGTCAAAGACTTCGTCAAGACCGAACAGCACCCGCTGGCCACCAAGGACAGCGATGGCCGGCTGCTGGTCGGGGCCGCGGTCGGCGTCGGCGACGATGCCTGGGTGCGGGCCATGACCCTGGTGGACGCCGGTGTCGACGTCTTGATCGTCGACACCGCCCATGCCCACAACCGCGGTGTGCTCGACATGGTCGGCAAGCTCAAAGCCGAAGTCGGTGAGCGCGTCGAGGTGGTCGGCGGTAACGTCGCCACCCGCGGGGGAGCCGCCGCGCTGGTCGAAGCCGGTGCCGACGCGGTGAAGGTCGGGGTGGGCCCCGGCTCAATCTGCACCACCCGGGTGGTCGCCGGGGTAGGTGCCCCGCAGATCACCGCCATCATGGAGGCAGTGGCCGTCTGTGCCCCGGCCGGAGTGCCGGTGATCGCCGACGGCGGGCTGCAGTACTCCGGTGACATCGCCAAGGCGCTGGCGGCCGGCGCGTCGACGACGATGCTGGGCTCGCTGTTGGCCGGCACCGCCGAATCGCCCGGCGACCTGATCTTCGTCAACGGCAAGCAGTTCAAGAGCTACCGCGGCATGGGTTCGCTGGGCGCCATGCAGGGCCGGGGCGGCGCCAAGTCCTACTCCAAGGACCGCTACTTCCAGGACGACGCGCTCTCCGAGGACAAGCTGGTGCCCGAGGGCATCGAGGGCCGGGTGCCGTTCCGGGGGCCGCTGAGCACCGTCATCCACCAGCTCACCGGCGGGCTGCGGGCGGCGATGGGTTACACCGGTTCGGCCACCATCGAACAGTTGCAGCAGGCGCAGTTCGTGCGGATCACCGCCGCCGGCTTGAAGGAAAGCCACCCGCACGACATCACCATGACCGTCGAAGCGCCGAACTACTACGTGCGTTAA
- a CDS encoding DUF5319 domain-containing protein, whose amino-acid sequence MRDHLPPGLPPDPFADDPHDPSAALDAVEPGQPLDPQERSAVEADLADLAVYEALLAHRGIRGLVVCCDDCQQDHYHDWDMLRANLLQLLIDGTVRPHEPAYDPEPDSYVTWDYCRGYADASLNGATSEADGYR is encoded by the coding sequence GTGCGTGACCACCTGCCACCCGGTTTGCCGCCGGACCCGTTCGCCGACGATCCTCACGACCCGTCTGCCGCGCTGGACGCCGTCGAACCGGGCCAGCCGCTGGATCCGCAGGAGCGCAGTGCGGTCGAGGCAGACCTCGCCGATCTGGCGGTCTACGAAGCATTGCTGGCCCACAGGGGAATTCGCGGCCTGGTGGTGTGTTGCGACGACTGCCAGCAGGATCACTACCACGATTGGGACATGCTGCGCGCCAACCTGCTGCAGCTGCTCATCGACGGCACCGTCCGCCCGCACGAGCCGGCCTACGACCCCGAGCCCGACAGCTACGTGACGTGGGACTACTGCCGCGGCTACGCCGACGCGTCGCTCAACGGGGCGACCTCGGAAGCCGACGGCTACCGCTGA